The genomic region TGAGATTGGAGGGTCGGGTGTCTTTTGTGGCGAGCATGCTGCCGCCTCCGCCGCTGTCTTGGATCGCGCCGTAGCCGCCTACCGCCGCCAGGGAGCCTGTGGCGGATTTGAAGCCCGCCTGGGAGATGGAGCCGGATGGTGCCCCGGAGGGCCGTGCGAAGAGGTCGCTGAGGCTGGATGTTATGGCTGCTGGATTTGTTAGGTAGCCGGCTGTGACCAGGCTTCGCACCTCAGCATCTGTGAGTGAAGTGACAGGTGCAGTGGGAGATGCTGGGTGGGTGGCCATGAGAGCCATGTATTTGTGCTTGACTTCGTCTTCCAGCGCTGATTCCTCCTGGAGCCTGCTCTCCCAGTCTTCAACCACTGCTACGCCTTCGCCTACAGCTGACCCCCCCTTGCCTCGTCCGGGAATAATGACTTTGCGGATTTTACCCATTGCTATCAAGCGGGCCAGCTCTCGCTCGGTGTTTGTGGTAGACACGCTAAGAGCATGAAGGTGCGCAACGCTGACCACAGGCGGTAGGGAAGCTCTGAATCGCAACGTTGCCGATATCTGCTCGCTGTTCATGCCTGCCGCCCGATCCGGCACATCTTCGAACGAGGCGTCTCGTATGTAACGAATGAGCTTGACAACATCCTGTGGTGTGTTGGCGGAGGCTAGCGATGGTCTCCTTCCTCCAACGTCGTCAAGGCGCTCTGTAGCATCGTCCTTCAAGCTGCTCTTTCGTGATCCAGGCTTCGTACGTTGCGCGGTCGTGAAGGGAGATGAAGACTTCCGCCTCAATAGCGGGTTGACGGTCTTAGGCATGTTCGCGGTTCTATTGTATGATAGGAAAGTCCAATCTGCTTGTCCGTCTCCTCAACCCTGCCCTCGCGCTGTTCTTCGCGTTGCTCTCGAAATCGACTCGGCGTGCTGATTCATCGCCTGCGCTCGCCGTACGTTGTGGTAGGACAATTGAGTGCCTTCCCTCGCATGCTAGATCTGGACTCTAGACCCAACAGAAAGGGTGTTTCAGATGTTAGCTCGTGTCTAAATCCGGGATGACATGATTTCCACGTGAAAGAGCTACGTCATCGCCATGCAGCTCGCGAGGCGTAACCAGAGATTGGCGTCGAGGTTACAGCACTGCGGTACCTCGTGCTCGTCTGTAACAATGGCGAGACAGCTCTGTGTATGTTCAGTAATGCGTAGATGATCACTCACAACCGCCCTGCCGTACCGCGAAAGTCGTCGAAACGATCGCTGACACCTCCTCACTCTCCCACACCAGCCATGTCTCTCAACGCAGAGCCTGCAGATCCTGTGGAACGCCAGGAGAATGGCCTCCCACCGAAGAGCTTTGCTGAAGCTGCTGAGGAAGCGCTAGAGGCTGACGAGCCTCCGATCAACGAAGATGCGATCAAGGAATCTCCGCCGCGACCGACGCATGCGCGCAACACCAGCGAGCCACGACCATTGGGCGAGGTGATTGATGACATGGAGAGAACACCGTCGCCAGGAAGTCCAGCACTCCGACATCCAAAAGGAAGACTCGAGAACAAAAGCACAAGTGGTAGTGGCAGTCAGGAGAGCTACGCAGGGGTGGTAGCTTCCGCGAACGGCGAACTTCCCAATGGCGACGGACATGGAATGCCACTTCCCAACCTACGAAATGGCATCAGACACGTCAACGGCAACAAGACACCCGAACAGCTGGAAGGCGCGGGCGAAGACGATACACCTCGATCCCCAACTCGCAGAGCTCACAAACGCGTATCGTCGCGCAATCTGCAACTGACCAACGGCAACGCGACCAAGTCGGAGAAGGAGCAAGAGCAAGGGTTGGATGGAGCGATAGACAAGctcgagaaggagaagaagctGGAGCCAGGTCAAGTCATGTACGAGAATCTGCGCAACAAGAGCGGCGAGAACCTGGCCTCGATCGTGCCCGACAAGGACTACGAGCTCTCACTACAACAACGCGAAGACAAGCCACCAACCTCAGAACCACCTAAGGAGCTCGACGCTGGTCGTTCAGCTTCAGAGAAGAGTGATCTTGTCTCAGGGCGACGCGCAGGCGCAGGCTGGTCTCAAAGCGCAATTCGATGGGCACCTCTGAACGTCCCCGTCCAGCGCCGCCTCCAAACACTCATGGTCCTCGTCCACACCCTATCTATAGTCGGCGGTCTAGCAATCTTCTTCATGCTCTGCGCGATACCCATCCTATGGCCCATCCTCCTCCCCTACCTAATCTACGTCCTCCTCTCCCGCGCATCCATCGACGGCGAGCTCTCACAACGCTCAGACTGGTTCCGACGAAGCAAGATCTGGTCCCTCTTCGGCTCCTACTACCCAGCACGACTGCACCGCAGCCAGGAACTCGAGCCTACCCGGAAGTACATCTTCGGCTACCACCCCCACGGCATCATCAGCCACGGCGCCTTCGCAGCCTTCGCAACAGAAGCGCTAGGCTTCAGCCAGCTCTTCCCAGGCATCACCAACACCCTCCTCACCCTCGACTCGAACTTCCGCATCCCGCTCTACCGCGACTACGCCCTGCACATGGGCCTCGCATCAGTAAGTCGCGAGAGCTGCGAGAACATCCTCAGCAAAGGTGGACCCAACGGCGAAGGTATGGGTCGCGCCATCACGATCGTGATAGGAGGAGCAAGGGAATCCCTCGATGCGAAGCCTTACACTCTCCGCCTGGTGCTGAAGAGGAGGAAAGGCTTCGTCAAGCTCGCGATCAGAACAGGTGCAGACCTCGTTCCCACCTTATCATTCGGCGAGAACGATCTCTACGACCAATTCGACGCCACCGCGCATCCTTGGGTCCACAAGGGGCAGTTGCTTGTGAAGAAATTTATGGGATTCACAGTAAGCTCTACTCTGCCACCATAACCATCACCATCAACCATACTAATATGACACAGGTCCCTCTCTTCCACGCCCGCGGCGTCTTCAACTACGATGTAGGCATGATGCCCTACCGCCGCCCCATCAACGTCGTCGTCGGCAAACCTATTCGAATCATGCAATCGAAAACCCCAGATCCCGCTTACGTCGATGAGATTCATGCGAAATACGTCGAGGAGTTGGTGAGGATATGGGATGATTGGAAGGATACTTTTGCGAGGTGTCGGCAGGGTGAGCTGGAGATTGTGGAGTAATGATGAGGTAGGTGGCGGGGCGGTTGTGTAGTGTAGATGTAACATCACGGCCACAATGCATAATGAACAGTGCGACAGGCAGGGGAATAGCGGTTATTGATCTTCGAGACAGTGTGTTGAATATGAGTATTATTATCATCATGAGAATGTTATTTTCTTCGACGTCAAGTCCCTGACAATGTCACCGAACGCCTCGCGTTTGCGTTTCCGCTCTGCGGCGTCAATGTCTGCGATTGGATCGTTGGACTCTTCTTTATCGGCGAGGATGTCTTCCTCGGTGCGTGGTTTCCAGCACCGAATCGTACCGTCGCCGTGAGCGGAGTAGAGTTCGATGTTATGGGCTCGCCATGCTAGGGAGGTCGTTCTGTTCTTTGGATCGCGAACGTTCGTGTCGGCGGCCTTCTGTGAGCCTGGGAGGCCGCGGACTCGAAGACGATTCAGCGCTGTGCCTGAGTGCATGTCGAAGGACACGATCTCTTTGGGGTTGGGGTAGAAGATTGTTTCCTTGCCGGTTCCTGAGAGGTGGCTGGGTGCGATCAGAGGGAGCACGACTGTGGTGGTGGCGTTCTTGAGTCCGGGTCCGAAGTTTGCAAGAGTGTTGGCGCCGCCGATCATGTCCCACACTCTCATGCGCTCGTCGTGGCCATTTGATAGAAGGTATTGCCCATCCTCAGTCCAGACGACGCCATTAACGGCTCCGGTATGGGACTTGCCGCGTTCACGTCTTCGAGCTCCTGTGCCCTTTCCGTCGTATCCTGCGATGCCGATACTGTCGTCCATGTCCAGGACACCGAGAGAGCTGGCGCTTCGACGAACATCCCAAAGGCGCACCACACCATCAGTAGCTCCGCTAGCCAGGATATGCTCGTTCTTCGGGTGCCAAGCTACGGTCAAGACTGATCCAGAGTGGCCTGCGAGGGAATGCGTACTGGCTCCGGACTGCAGGTCTACCAGACGGACTGCTGGGTGCTGAGACGCACATGCTACGAGAAGATGTGATGAGGCGATGGTCGATGTGGCATGGGAGTAGACTATGGAGCCGATGTCGAAGGACGCCGACGCTTCCAGAGTCTCTGATGAGAACAGCCTCAGGGTGTGGTCGTAGCCACTGGTCAATAGCGCTAGGCTGTCGAACGGGTAGAACGAGACATGGGTGATGCCAAGACTTTGCGTCGTGGATGTCCTGGCTTTATTATCGAGTGGGACATATGTCGTCGAGCCATTGGGACCCGTCGTTCCTGATTCGAGGTCCCATACAGCTAGGGACGAGTCTGCTCCTGCCGAGATCAAGCTTGCTGCTGTCAGCATACATGTGGAGCAGCATACATAATGTTCGACTCACTATCTGCCCTCAAATCTATCGATTGCAATGCTGCTGACACCCGAAGCATGTGCAACATCCTTGGTCCCACTCGTATTTCGCGGGCCAGTAGTATTCGGCAGCTGAAGGGCAAAGTTGATGTCTGTTGCTGGCGCTAATGCCTGCAACAGCCTGTTATTCTGCGCACTAGCCAGCGCCAGTGGGCTGATGGAGCCCAACTGGCGGTTGAGGAGGTATGTGTTCATTGGAAGTAGTCATCGTCGTGGTTGTGACGAAGATCACGCAAACATTGTTTGTTGATGCAGTGTTGATGGTGCGAAAGCGAGGTGTGGTGAAAGGTGGGTCCAGATCGGCACATCTGGGCCGGCGAGCAAGACTTCACATGGAAGCAGGATCGTGTCTGTACAGCACATGCCATCATTCATGCGCCGAAATGCTGAACTCTGTGTCATGGGGTAATTCGAAGCTCTTGATGAGCCTGACTGTAGTGACATAGGATCCTCAAGTGCCGAGCGAGTGACAAAGGACCACCCTCCCTGACGACACCCGTCCTGTCAAACAGACTGCACTACAAGACCAGTACATTGTCACCAGAAAAAGCCAGGCCTACCAGATAAGAGACGATCATTGTGTACGATGCCTTCGAGGAGATTGTGGAGCAAATCCCGTGATGAGGAGATACTGCGAAGAGGCGGGTGAACACGTCAAAGGAAACTGCTGGCACTGGGCAGGCGAGGATGAGAGCCATGTCACTACGCAATAGTACACATAAGCACTGGCTGTGGCTCCGGCTCAAGGTATACCTTATTGTGTACGCACCCACAAGACCCAAAGCCACCCTCCTCGCCCCCAACCATCCAAATCCCCCACCCCCGGCCCCTCCCGCATGAACCTATACATACCACCACCAACGTGCTTACTTCATCAACCCTCAAGCAAGCCAATCACAGCGAAGGGTCGGAATGCGCCCATATGTCAATATGGGCTAGTCGCAAAACCAGCCGCACATTGATGCAGTGACCAATCATTCAAACCGATCCTCTTCGGAGTTTCATGAGCTTCGATTGGCCTCATCGATGTGCACCAAATAATTGCCTAGCCTTCAACGTGATTTGGGACTACTTGAGTGTTTGATAGCAGGTGAACACTTTCGGGTGTTGTGACCTTAATTGCGAGCTCTTCGTTAGGAGGGCTTGTCTTTTTGCAGTTTTTTGGTTGGGGTGTGTTAGGAGCGCGGCTGGAGGGTGAGGGTTCGAATGGTGTGGTTTCAGGTGCGCATCTTCTTTTTGTCATGGTGCTGACATGATCATGTACGAGATCTCCGTATGATCTGCAATGACTAAGAGGAAGTTGGAGACCTTCTCGCTAAGTACCACTATGGATGTTTCTGGCCTACGGATGTATTTTTGACGCGAGTATCAACATCTGCTGGGCAAGTCCCGCCGGTACCTCCGCTGTGAGCTGCATCCTCTGGTTTGCAGCAGTCGACGCGATCCAGCGTATAAGAACTCGAACGTCTTCGCCGAAGCGACGAACTTCCCTATTTAGGACAATACCAGGACTACGCGTCGTGAGACCCCTGTCGTATTTGAATGGCTTCAAAAGGCTGACCAAAACATTCTTGAGCACACTGACTTTGGCTGGGCGTATCTCTTTGTGTTCGAGGAGCTTGCTAATGCGTCGGTATATTCGGGTCCATTCGTATCGACACATGGCATGCATGACAGGGTGGTGACCTGGTGATGATGCGAGTCGCTGACACCCTGCGAGAGCAATTTGTCGGAGTATGGTAGGGTCAGTGTCGACCGGGCTGTCGGCATCGTGGTCATGCAAGTACTCATTCTCACCAGTGCCGACGCGGAACCAGTCATCGAAATGTTTGGTCAAGTGGACCACTGCTGCACGGATGGCGAGGATTCTGTCGTCCACCACCTCGAGGTCAGCGTCGGTTGCAAAGGGTGACTTTTCGTCCTCGGTGTCTGCGATGGTGAACGGCTCGAGACCTTGTGGCCAGGTCATCGCTTGCAATAGTCCCTCGTTCGGCAGAGTCATGGGTTGGGTTGTAGAAGCGCTCTCGGCCTCAAAAAGCACTCTGCGGTCATAGGGGCAGGTGTCGGTGATTTTAAACCACGCAATCAAACACTGCGCGCAGTAGAGGTGTTTGCATTGTGTTTGCACTGGCGACGTCGGTGGCTGCCAGCAGATCAGGCAAATAGCATCGTCCTGCGAGAGCAGAATGTTAGCAGTTCAGGAGGCGGTTGCCTGCGTCGTGATGCCCGATGGACTGGATCGCCTAAGCAGGAGGAAATGTCATACCACATGGATGTTCATCGGTGTCAAGTGCGCTGCGAGGAATACGTCTTTGCTGGGTAAAGCCCCCACAAGGCTTCTGGATGCCGGCAAGCTTTCAATGAACTGATCGCTGAACGAGCGAACGTGAATAGCTTCAATACTATGCTATATTGTGCTAGCATGGGCATACAATGTCAGTTATCAAGCCAAGGAAATATCATACTTGCCGCATGCACGACCGCAACAGCTTCACGAATTGCAGGAACACCATCATGTACTTTGTCGTCAAGGATCGTTCCATCATTGGCAAAGAATGACAGCAAGCCGATCTGATGATCGGAACAGATACGATGCGTTCCGATAGAAATCTGTGTCGCGATCTGGTCTTTCTGAGCGCGGGTGATGAGATATCTCGGCGAGACATTGTCGTTGTTGCCGTGCATAATCTGCGTGTCGTGGTAGTATCTCGGCACCATTAGTCAGAGCATGTCTTATCGCCTCAATGCCGTCTAGCATTGCTGTGATAGGTGAACAGACAGTGGATGTCGATGTTGTTGAAACGAAGGTGGAAGGTGAATGGCCGAGTGAGGTCGCGAAAGAGACCCTGAATCTGGACCATCACCCGAGTCCACTTCCACTTCCAAGCTCAACTTCAGCTGCATCTTGCGACATCAGCAACAACAACACACCTGCCTGGCGATACCGCACCACAATCGCCCATCATGGCCACCAAAGGCAACTCCCCCTTCGCGACCTTCCTCATCGTAGGACGTAAGTCATCACCGATCCCATCACCCATCACTTATACACATCACCCATCAACACCACTAAGACCACCTCCCTCCCAGCAACATGTTTCTTCCTCGGCATCCTCTTCGCCCTCTTCCCCTACGACTACAACGTCCTCTGGACCACCCCCTCCACGCACCCCCACTTCTCCGCCGACCCCACCACCGACCCCCGCGACACCTACTTCGCCCTGCAAGAAAACCACCTCAAATTCCTGCACGCCTCCCCACCCCTCATCTCCCGGATCCTGCACATCGTAATCGGCACCGGCCTCCTCGGCTTCATGATGAAACTCTACAAACCTTCCGAGGCCAACATGCTCTTCGACGGCGCGTCCCTGGTTCTCTACATGTGCGGGATTACTGTCTACATCGCGAATATTGTGAAGGGGCTCAGGACTGTGACGGCGGGGGCGTATGGCGGTGCGACGCTGGATGAGGCGGGGAAGGTCGTCACGGATCAGGTGATTGATGGGGAGAATGTGGCTGATTTCATTGGGAGGGAGGATAGTTTGAGGGTGTTGGCGGCGAGTAATACGATTCTTGCGCTGGTGCTGGTGGGAGTTTTGGTGTTGCAGGCGGGGCAGTGGTATGCGCAGAGGAAGGAGGCGGAGGAGTTGGAGCAGATGGATAAGGCGAGGGATGAGAAGAAGGCGGCGAAGGCGGCTGGAGCGAATGCGAGGGAGAGTAAGAAGAAGTTGTAGGCAAGGATTATGACCAGGTGTTGATGTGTTTTGGAGCTTCAGGGCACGCGAAGAACGATACGGCAGGCATTGAGTATTTGGAAGGCAATGATACCCTGGACACTCGGCAATGATACAGCGGGTACGGGTTTTCAAGATCATGGTTCATTTCTTTTGTGGCTATTATGGCCTCATCTATGGTTCATCGCTAATGCCGCATTGTGGTATCTTTCATAACATCCACACTCCCCTATGGCATCGCGCTAATGTGTTGAAAGTTCATGTA from Fulvia fulva chromosome 10, complete sequence harbors:
- a CDS encoding Diacylglycerol O-acyltransferase 2A; protein product: MSLNAEPADPVERQENGLPPKSFAEAAEEALEADEPPINEDAIKESPPRPTHARNTSEPRPLGEVIDDMERTPSPGSPALRHPKGRLENKSTSGSGSQESYAGVVASANGELPNGDGHGMPLPNLRNGIRHVNGNKTPEQLEGAGEDDTPRSPTRRAHKRVSSRNLQLTNGNATKSEKEQEQGLDGAIDKLEKEKKLEPGQVMYENLRNKSGENLASIVPDKDYELSLQQREDKPPTSEPPKELDAGRSASEKSDLVSGRRAGAGWSQSAIRWAPLNVPVQRRLQTLMVLVHTLSIVGGLAIFFMLCAIPILWPILLPYLIYVLLSRASIDGELSQRSDWFRRSKIWSLFGSYYPARLHRSQELEPTRKYIFGYHPHGIISHGAFAAFATEALGFSQLFPGITNTLLTLDSNFRIPLYRDYALHMGLASVSRESCENILSKGGPNGEGMGRAITIVIGGARESLDAKPYTLRLVLKRRKGFVKLAIRTGADLVPTLSFGENDLYDQFDATAHPWVHKGQLLVKKFMGFTVPLFHARGVFNYDVGMMPYRRPINVVVGKPIRIMQSKTPDPAYVDEIHAKYVEELVRIWDDWKDTFARCRQGELEIVE
- a CDS encoding DNA excision repair protein ckn1, with translation MNTYLLNRQLGSISPLALASAQNNRLLQALAPATDINFALQLPNTTGPRNTSGTKDVAHASGVSSIAIDRFEGRYLISAGADSSLAVWDLESGTTGPNGSTTYVPLDNKARTSTTQSLGITHVSFYPFDSLALLTSGYDHTLRLFSSETLEASASFDIGSIVYSHATSTIASSHLLVACASQHPAVRLVDLQSGASTHSLAGHSGSVLTVAWHPKNEHILASGATDGVVRLWDVRRSASSLGVLDMDDSIGIAGYDGKGTGARRRERGKSHTGAVNGVVWTEDGQYLLSNGHDERMRVWDMIGGANTLANFGPGLKNATTTVVLPLIAPSHLSGTGKETIFYPNPKEIVSFDMHSGTALNRLRVRGLPGSQKAADTNVRDPKNRTTSLAWRAHNIELYSAHGDGTIRCWKPRTEEDILADKEESNDPIADIDAAERKRKREAFGDIVRDLTSKKITFS
- a CDS encoding Secretory component protein SHR3, whose protein sequence is MATKGNSPFATFLIVGPTCFFLGILFALFPYDYNVLWTTPSTHPHFSADPTTDPRDTYFALQENHLKFLHASPPLISRILHIVIGTGLLGFMMKLYKPSEANMLFDGASLVLYMCGITVYIANIVKGLRTVTAGAYGGATLDEAGKVVTDQVIDGENVADFIGREDSLRVLAASNTILALVLVGVLVLQAGQWYAQRKEAEELEQMDKARDEKKAAKAAGANARESKKKL